In Zea mays cultivar B73 chromosome 7, Zm-B73-REFERENCE-NAM-5.0, whole genome shotgun sequence, the following proteins share a genomic window:
- the LOC118472947 gene encoding uncharacterized protein: MFGSVIDSTQVRPERSHPSRSSSRGPRSSTQGNAELIRVQEALRRQEEYNKQQQEYWAAQFARQQEMMQQIALGQRPDFSAMTMPTPPPIPQFVPTPQFSWPTPAPQVPPGNLLTPGNEDSEDAVASFVDGLLNSGGASRSNQPHPFDQPPPFE; this comes from the exons ATGTTTGGTAGTGTTATCGACTCGACTCAGGTGAGGCCTGAAAGGTCTCACCCATCGAGGTCGTCTAGCCGTGGTCCTCGCTCTAGTACCCAAGGAAACGCCGAGCTGATCCGGGTGCAGGAAGCTTTGAGGCGGCAGGAGGAGTATAACAAGCAACAACAAGAGTACTGGGCTGCTCAATTTGCACGACAGCAGGAGATGATGCAG CAAATAGCACTAGGACAACGTCCAGATTTTTCAGCCATGACTATGCCAACTCCTCCACCTATCCCGCAGTTTGTACCGACTCCACAATTTAGTTGGCCCACACCTGCACCTCAG GTCCCTCCAGGAAACTTGCTAACTCCGGGAAATGAGGACTCTGAAGATGCAGTCGCTTCTTTTGTGGATGGTCTTCTAAACAGCGGAGGAGCTAGCAGATCAAATCAACCCCATCCATTTGATCAACCTCCTCCATTTGAGTAG